From Salipiger profundus, a single genomic window includes:
- a CDS encoding tyrosine-type recombinase/integrase, producing the protein MNKANPFPNLMRAFFYEWLVEQRNASVHTVRSYRDTWRLFLRFTAQRTKKTVAMITLADLTARDVAAFLRHTEQERGGTIGTRNCRLAAIRSFFNFVATRDPASVAQCAEILNIPVKRAPVSEPCYLEPAEVAAILAQPDRSTLEGMRDHTLLSFLYNSGARIQEALDLCPDMIRFESPSCVRLTGKGRKERICPLWPETVLLLKTLLERKPRAPDQRLFVNRYGEPLSASGVRFKLAGYVKAAAGTEPLLHTKHVTPHSFRHATAVHLVSAGVDVTVIRSWLGHVSLDTTNHYAKANLETKRKALDQVSLPATTVQPPSWKRDASLLAWLDTL; encoded by the coding sequence ATGAACAAGGCGAACCCGTTCCCGAACCTGATGCGCGCGTTCTTCTATGAGTGGCTTGTTGAGCAGCGGAACGCCTCCGTCCATACGGTCCGATCCTACCGCGACACCTGGCGGCTGTTCCTGCGGTTCACTGCGCAGCGCACCAAAAAGACGGTTGCGATGATCACGCTGGCCGATCTGACTGCCCGCGACGTTGCTGCGTTCCTGAGGCACACTGAACAGGAGCGCGGCGGCACAATCGGCACGCGCAACTGCCGGCTTGCCGCGATCCGCAGCTTCTTCAACTTCGTGGCGACCAGAGATCCAGCATCGGTCGCTCAATGCGCGGAAATCCTCAACATCCCGGTCAAGCGAGCACCGGTATCGGAACCCTGTTATCTGGAACCGGCGGAAGTGGCAGCGATCCTTGCCCAGCCAGACCGCTCGACCCTCGAAGGCATGCGCGATCACACGCTGCTCTCGTTCCTTTACAACAGCGGCGCACGAATACAGGAAGCGCTCGACCTGTGCCCCGATATGATCCGGTTCGAGAGCCCAAGTTGCGTGCGGCTGACAGGCAAGGGCCGCAAGGAACGCATCTGTCCGCTCTGGCCAGAAACCGTGCTGCTGTTGAAAACGCTATTGGAACGAAAACCGCGAGCACCGGACCAGCGGCTGTTCGTGAACCGCTATGGTGAGCCGCTCAGTGCCTCGGGCGTCCGGTTCAAGCTTGCGGGCTATGTGAAAGCGGCGGCCGGAACCGAGCCATTGCTGCACACCAAACATGTGACGCCGCACAGCTTCCGCCACGCCACCGCCGTGCATCTTGTCTCGGCCGGTGTCGACGTCACGGTCATCCGCAGCTGGCTTGGCCACGTGAGCCTCGACACCACCAACCATTACGCGAAGGCGAACCTGGAAACGAAACGAAAGGCACTGGACCAAGTCAGCCTGCCGGCAACGACAGTTCAACCGCCGTCATGGAAACGGGATGCGAGCCTGCTCGCCTGGCTCGACACGCTCTGA
- a CDS encoding tyrosine-type recombinase/integrase: MTARWPDPDRTIIDHHLTGLGLRSMKSRTCYRQVLHGFQDVAEHHSELGQDVLVAWLRVSAECWAATTLLHRTRIVDRFLDHLLITEAIERNPVTTLREACSIKQCMPVWRALASHDPEKALAELRRPRPFGSVLGEVLAEHVALMRNRGYKYTSQSARLLRFDQFLQLNPALQEQPVGVMLTHWAAAKSTRNHAVECENLRRTLTKIFRHRDPSIPSRRPDPRPQKDVVKQWRKPHIYSPADIRRMLDVARSFPSPRSPLRPLTIYTMLVLAYCAGLRRGELARLDLGDINLQSGTITVRQTKFFKTRILPLPASVVVELRAYIKARRRAGASQDPCAGLFWHEQGRTRRYTPEMITWLLTNVTRRAGFKPLQGRTGPRVHDLRHSMVVNRILEWYKAGINPQDRLPFLATYLGHRDINSTLVYITVTQDLLHHASERFRAVGAPCLDLGQGVRS; encoded by the coding sequence ATGACCGCTCGCTGGCCCGATCCCGATCGCACGATCATTGACCACCATCTCACCGGCCTTGGTCTGCGCAGCATGAAAAGTCGAACCTGCTACCGGCAGGTCTTGCACGGCTTCCAGGACGTCGCCGAGCATCACAGCGAACTTGGTCAGGATGTGCTGGTCGCGTGGCTGCGGGTATCGGCTGAATGCTGGGCAGCGACTACGCTGCTGCACCGCACCCGCATCGTTGACAGGTTCCTCGATCACCTTCTGATTACCGAGGCGATCGAGCGCAATCCCGTCACCACCCTGCGCGAAGCATGCAGTATCAAGCAGTGCATGCCAGTCTGGCGCGCTCTGGCATCGCACGATCCGGAAAAGGCCCTTGCCGAGTTGCGTCGGCCCCGGCCGTTCGGCAGCGTGCTGGGAGAGGTTTTGGCTGAGCACGTCGCGCTGATGCGGAACCGGGGGTACAAATACACTTCGCAGTCTGCCCGGTTGTTGAGATTTGACCAGTTCCTGCAGCTGAACCCGGCGCTCCAGGAGCAGCCGGTCGGGGTGATGCTCACACACTGGGCGGCGGCGAAATCCACGCGCAATCACGCCGTCGAATGTGAAAATCTCAGGCGCACCCTGACGAAAATCTTCCGTCACCGGGACCCATCGATCCCATCACGCAGGCCGGACCCGCGACCGCAGAAGGACGTGGTCAAGCAATGGCGCAAGCCCCACATCTACTCGCCTGCCGATATACGACGGATGCTCGACGTCGCTCGTTCCTTCCCCTCACCACGGTCACCACTTCGCCCGCTGACGATCTACACCATGCTGGTGCTGGCCTATTGTGCAGGCTTGCGGCGGGGCGAGCTTGCCCGTCTCGATCTTGGCGACATCAATCTCCAGAGCGGTACGATCACGGTTCGCCAAACGAAGTTCTTCAAAACCAGGATCCTGCCGCTGCCCGCCAGCGTGGTGGTCGAGCTTCGAGCCTATATCAAAGCCCGGCGCCGTGCCGGCGCATCGCAGGATCCATGTGCCGGTCTGTTCTGGCACGAGCAGGGCCGCACCCGCCGCTACACGCCGGAAATGATCACCTGGCTGCTCACTAACGTCACACGGCGCGCCGGGTTCAAGCCACTGCAAGGGCGAACCGGGCCGCGCGTTCACGATCTGCGCCACTCGATGGTCGTGAACCGCATCTTGGAATGGTACAAAGCGGGCATCAATCCGCAGGACCGGCTGCCGTTCCTCGCGACTTACCTCGGGCATCGGGATATCAATTCCACCCTGGTCTACATCACCGTCACGCAGGATCTTCTGCATCACGCCAGCGAACGGTTCAGAGCCGTGGGAGCACCATGCCTCGACCTTGGGCAGGGGGTGAGGTCATGA
- a CDS encoding site-specific integrase, with product MTKADRQVITELETVLTSQGYSPVVVRNYCAYARGFLDHLAQRNIPVADVTEAQVEQYLREAVALFQRRHGRLPGPRWHQIPCAGIHALLRLVQGRWPPATNAACAADALRFAICNEYEAWLLDERGLARPSIHALLWEARHFLAWHLERCGAEGLMDLSIDDTDRYMDLRALKLTRSSLKSVAERLRSLLRHLYRAGHIATDLSPHIIAPLLYAYEGVPSILERDQIAAVLESARADRTPAGLRDYAILQLLATYGLRSGEIRNLRIEDIDWRSETIRVRHSKTGACSFLPLMVPAGEAVLTYLRSGRPATAAREVFIRTRAPYRKLEKLYSLVRRRLCDAGIKPPGKCGPHIFRHARAVEMLRTSVPQKVIGDLLGHRSTASTAPYLKLATEDLRAIALDVPGAEGLA from the coding sequence ATGACAAAAGCCGATCGCCAAGTAATCACCGAACTCGAAACCGTACTGACCAGCCAAGGATACAGCCCGGTGGTGGTCAGGAATTACTGCGCCTACGCGCGCGGCTTTCTTGACCATCTTGCGCAGCGGAACATCCCGGTCGCAGATGTAACCGAAGCCCAAGTGGAGCAATACCTGCGCGAAGCGGTCGCGCTGTTCCAGCGCCGTCACGGCCGCCTTCCTGGTCCGCGCTGGCACCAAATTCCCTGCGCGGGTATTCACGCGCTGCTGCGGCTTGTGCAGGGCCGATGGCCACCGGCTACAAATGCGGCCTGTGCGGCCGACGCGTTGCGATTTGCGATCTGTAACGAGTACGAGGCCTGGCTTCTCGATGAGCGTGGCCTTGCCCGGCCCAGCATCCATGCGCTCCTGTGGGAAGCCCGACACTTCCTGGCCTGGCACCTCGAACGATGCGGTGCCGAAGGTCTGATGGATCTAAGTATCGACGACACCGACCGCTATATGGACCTGCGTGCATTGAAGCTGACGCGCAGCTCGCTGAAATCTGTTGCGGAGCGGCTTCGTTCGCTGCTGCGTCACCTCTATAGGGCGGGCCACATTGCGACCGACCTGTCGCCGCACATCATCGCGCCGTTGCTCTACGCCTATGAAGGTGTACCCTCGATCCTGGAACGGGACCAGATCGCCGCGGTACTGGAAAGCGCGAGGGCGGACAGGACACCGGCGGGGCTGCGGGACTACGCAATCTTGCAACTCCTTGCAACCTATGGGCTGCGGTCTGGAGAAATCCGCAATCTGCGGATTGAGGACATCGACTGGCGGAGCGAAACCATCCGTGTCCGTCACAGCAAAACGGGAGCCTGCTCGTTCCTGCCCCTGATGGTGCCTGCGGGCGAGGCCGTTCTCACCTATCTGCGTTCCGGACGGCCAGCGACCGCTGCCAGGGAAGTCTTCATCCGCACGCGCGCGCCCTATCGCAAGCTCGAGAAGCTATACAGTCTGGTTCGACGGCGGCTCTGCGATGCCGGCATCAAGCCGCCAGGCAAATGCGGGCCGCATATCTTCCGCCATGCGCGTGCGGTCGAGATGCTGCGCACGTCAGTTCCGCAAAAAGTCATCGGCGACCTTTTGGGGCATCGCTCAACCGCGTCGACGGCCCCCTACCTCAAGCTTGCCACCGAGGATCTCAGGGCCATTGCGCTTGATGTGCCGGGTGCGGAGGGGCTGGCATGA
- a CDS encoding DUF421 domain-containing protein, whose product MDFSEMFYQGWEGIVRTIIVGALAYTTLVASLRVTGNRTLSKLNAFDLVVTVALGSVLATILLSEGVALAEGVTALLLLIGLQYVVAMLSVKSRGFAKLVRSEPRLLLRDGEPLPQAMHAARVTRDELDTVMRTSGYTDRSTISSIILEADGSFSVVGTGHKASERVEVATAST is encoded by the coding sequence ATGGATTTCTCAGAGATGTTCTACCAGGGCTGGGAGGGGATCGTGCGCACGATCATCGTGGGCGCTCTGGCCTATACCACGCTCGTGGCATCCCTCCGGGTCACGGGGAACCGGACGCTGTCGAAACTGAACGCTTTCGACCTGGTGGTCACTGTCGCACTCGGCTCCGTCCTGGCGACGATACTGCTGTCGGAGGGGGTGGCGCTCGCCGAGGGCGTGACGGCGCTGCTTCTGCTGATCGGGCTGCAGTACGTCGTGGCGATGCTGTCGGTGAAGAGCCGTGGCTTCGCCAAGCTGGTGCGATCCGAACCGCGGCTCCTGTTGCGCGATGGCGAGCCGCTGCCGCAGGCAATGCATGCGGCGCGCGTCACCCGTGACGAACTCGACACGGTGATGCGAACTTCGGGCTACACGGACCGTTCGACGATCTCCTCCATCATCCTGGAGGCGGACGGCTCGTTTTCGGTTGTCGGTACAGGCCACAAGGCAAGCGAGCGGGTCGAGGTCGCCACGGCCTCCACGTAG
- a CDS encoding PRC-barrel domain-containing protein, with protein MSRSVLFSGGRQKDGHHLSKIGTSFMKTATRTLMLSTALSFPLAGFVSAQTLEGMSDEDLRGKSAECQALVEAVRSDELPGMVPMSDVTTAVENDNAEECAMISDTLAEDADETATDEDTATAEAEAEESETVSEEVNLSESATIEGQARVVVPDPDVDVQVPAPNVTVMKQLPRVTVNESPLDIQIAQKQPNIEVEIPEIVVRVDIPAPDVYILSSDPEVQISTDDPQVQVEQGEPTISVAQADPELDVDLGVDAGETADDTETTDADTNDTQSVEGDTAVDSSEPQVDIQQAEGDAEVNIEGGDASVAYDEAQPRISVVMANEPTVDLRQGGEANVVIETAEEREQRLSAQSEDQAQSDEDQAQSNAGQEADEADTQQAEGSDASATEEAASANTMSITVGELMNKDVLTSDGENLGRPAGIVDDNGSAVLVLSSGGFLGLGAKEVPVPMERVTIEDDALIVETMSEQEVEDASGFNFDASQQLADDETVEVTGA; from the coding sequence ATGTCCCGCAGTGTTCTTTTCTCAGGCGGCCGCCAAAAGGATGGCCATCATCTAAGCAAAATTGGAACGAGTTTTATGAAGACTGCCACACGCACTCTTATGCTGAGCACTGCGCTTTCCTTCCCGCTTGCGGGCTTCGTCTCTGCCCAAACCCTTGAGGGTATGTCGGACGAGGATCTCCGCGGCAAAAGCGCTGAATGCCAAGCGCTCGTGGAGGCAGTCCGGAGCGACGAGCTTCCCGGAATGGTCCCGATGTCGGATGTCACGACCGCCGTCGAAAATGACAACGCCGAAGAATGCGCGATGATCTCGGACACGCTTGCCGAAGACGCCGACGAGACTGCAACGGACGAAGACACCGCGACGGCCGAGGCCGAGGCTGAGGAAAGCGAGACGGTATCCGAAGAGGTGAACCTCTCGGAAAGCGCGACCATCGAGGGTCAGGCGCGCGTCGTCGTCCCCGATCCCGATGTCGACGTTCAGGTCCCCGCGCCCAACGTCACCGTGATGAAGCAACTGCCCCGCGTCACCGTCAACGAGAGCCCGCTGGACATCCAGATCGCGCAGAAGCAACCGAACATCGAAGTCGAGATCCCCGAGATCGTCGTTCGGGTCGATATTCCGGCGCCGGACGTCTACATCCTCAGCTCCGATCCCGAGGTGCAGATCTCGACCGACGACCCCCAGGTCCAGGTCGAGCAGGGTGAACCGACGATCTCGGTGGCCCAGGCCGACCCGGAACTCGACGTCGATCTCGGCGTGGATGCCGGTGAAACCGCGGACGATACCGAAACGACCGACGCTGACACGAACGACACTCAGAGCGTTGAGGGCGACACCGCCGTGGACAGCTCGGAGCCGCAGGTCGACATCCAGCAGGCGGAAGGCGATGCCGAGGTCAACATCGAAGGTGGTGATGCGTCGGTGGCCTATGATGAAGCCCAGCCCCGCATCTCGGTGGTGATGGCCAATGAACCCACGGTCGACCTCCGCCAGGGTGGTGAGGCAAACGTGGTCATCGAAACCGCGGAAGAGCGCGAGCAGCGTCTCTCGGCTCAGAGTGAAGATCAGGCCCAGTCCGACGAAGATCAGGCGCAGTCGAACGCTGGCCAAGAGGCCGACGAAGCCGACACGCAGCAGGCAGAAGGTTCGGACGCATCCGCCACGGAAGAAGCTGCCAGCGCCAACACCATGTCGATCACGGTCGGCGAACTGATGAACAAGGACGTGCTCACCTCGGATGGTGAAAACCTTGGGCGTCCCGCAGGTATCGTCGATGACAATGGCTCGGCAGTTCTGGTCCTCAGCAGTGGCGGTTTCCTCGGCCTCGGCGCAAAGGAAGTGCCCGTGCCGATGGAGCGCGTCACGATCGAAGACGATGCACTCATCGTCGAGACCATGAGCGAGCAGGAAGTTGAAGATGCCTCCGGCTTCAACTTCGACGCTTCGCAGCAGCTTGCCGACGACGAGACCGTCGAAGTAACCGGCGCATAA
- a CDS encoding hemerythrin domain-containing protein, whose protein sequence is MTDLSTRLLDDLELDEAARPAAPRVPAATDTHRRQGRQLAAIHRHYLMEIAQIGAVLERIEAGETPPEHLQRIVLSLDMAENFRAFGSLCGRECQVLKFHHDIESADMFPRIEAAGGGVFREVVAKLMAEHEVVHELIVRLGRAANTLAEDPREENFVQAAVIFRKLEEVVRSHFGYEETELAEAIGYYLGAI, encoded by the coding sequence ATGACTGACCTTTCGACCCGGTTGCTGGATGATCTCGAGCTCGACGAGGCTGCACGGCCCGCAGCTCCGCGCGTGCCTGCGGCAACGGACACACACCGTCGCCAGGGGCGGCAGCTGGCGGCTATTCACCGTCACTACCTGATGGAAATCGCGCAGATCGGGGCGGTCCTTGAGCGGATCGAAGCGGGCGAGACACCGCCTGAGCACCTGCAGCGTATCGTGCTTTCACTCGATATGGCCGAGAATTTCCGCGCGTTCGGATCGCTTTGCGGGCGGGAATGCCAGGTGCTGAAGTTTCATCACGACATCGAAAGCGCCGACATGTTCCCCCGGATCGAGGCTGCGGGTGGAGGCGTTTTCCGCGAGGTCGTGGCCAAATTGATGGCAGAGCACGAGGTGGTCCATGAACTGATCGTCCGCCTCGGTCGAGCCGCGAACACACTGGCGGAGGATCCGCGGGAGGAAAATTTCGTTCAGGCCGCGGTCATATTTCGAAAGCTCGAGGAAGTCGTGCGCTCTCATTTCGGTTACGAGGAAACCGAACTGGCAGAGGCTATCGGGTATTATCTCGGGGCGATCTGA
- a CDS encoding DHA2 family efflux MFS transporter permease subunit, with translation MSAEATTPQEPELTPRRVAAFFVMVFGMFMAILDIQIVSASLPEIQAGLGASTEEISWVQTAYLIAEVIMIPLSGLLGRMMSTRYLFAVSAAGFTAASFMCATASSINEMILWRAAQGFLGGGMIPAVFAAAFTIFPASKRSVVSPMIGLVATLAPTVGPTVGGYLSHAMSWHWLFLVNVPAGILVTIGVLALVDFDKPDWKLFDSFDWIGLGALACFLGAMEYVLEEGPGNDWFADEVVAALFVVMVVGGVLTFWRSFTRENPVVDFSAFADTNFAVGSVFSLVMGVGLYGMTYLYPLYLAQIRDYDSLMTGQTVFVSGLAMFFSAPLAGVLSSKMDLRLMLLMGFVGFATSSWMLTGMTAEWDFNELLVPQILRGLSLMICMVPINNLALGTLSPDKMKNASGLYNLMRNLGGAVGLAIINTLLTDRGALHTARLKEAVNWSNPEALRQMEMLSTNLQAQGIDGDKGALAQMAGRVAQQATVMSFIDVFTLITVLFAGLALLALAMKPPRSGAGDAAH, from the coding sequence ATGAGCGCCGAGGCCACCACCCCACAGGAACCGGAACTCACGCCGCGCAGGGTCGCGGCGTTTTTCGTCATGGTCTTCGGCATGTTCATGGCGATCCTCGACATCCAGATCGTCTCGGCCTCGCTTCCCGAGATCCAGGCCGGGCTCGGCGCCTCGACCGAGGAGATCAGCTGGGTGCAGACCGCCTACCTGATCGCCGAGGTCATCATGATCCCGCTGTCGGGCCTGCTGGGCCGGATGATGTCGACACGCTACCTGTTTGCCGTCTCGGCGGCGGGTTTCACCGCCGCGTCCTTCATGTGCGCCACCGCAAGCTCGATCAACGAGATGATCCTCTGGCGCGCCGCGCAGGGCTTTCTGGGCGGCGGCATGATCCCGGCGGTCTTCGCCGCGGCCTTCACCATCTTCCCGGCGTCGAAGCGCAGCGTCGTCTCGCCGATGATCGGCCTCGTCGCGACGCTTGCGCCGACCGTGGGCCCCACCGTCGGCGGCTATCTCAGCCACGCGATGAGCTGGCACTGGCTGTTCCTCGTGAACGTGCCGGCGGGCATCCTCGTGACCATCGGCGTGCTGGCACTCGTCGATTTCGACAAGCCCGACTGGAAGCTCTTCGACAGCTTCGACTGGATCGGCCTCGGCGCCCTCGCCTGCTTTCTCGGGGCAATGGAATACGTGCTCGAGGAAGGCCCCGGCAACGACTGGTTCGCCGACGAGGTGGTGGCCGCGCTCTTCGTCGTCATGGTGGTCGGCGGGGTGCTGACCTTCTGGCGGTCCTTCACGCGAGAGAACCCGGTGGTCGATTTCTCGGCCTTCGCCGACACGAACTTCGCCGTCGGCTCGGTGTTCAGCCTCGTGATGGGCGTGGGGCTCTACGGGATGACCTATCTCTACCCCCTCTACCTCGCGCAGATCCGCGACTACGACAGCCTGATGACCGGGCAGACGGTCTTCGTCTCGGGGCTCGCGATGTTCTTCAGCGCGCCGCTGGCGGGCGTGCTGTCGTCGAAGATGGACCTGCGGCTGATGCTGCTGATGGGCTTCGTCGGCTTCGCCACCTCGTCGTGGATGCTTACCGGCATGACGGCCGAGTGGGATTTCAACGAGCTCTTGGTGCCACAGATCCTGCGTGGCCTGTCGCTGATGATCTGCATGGTGCCGATCAACAACCTTGCGCTCGGGACGCTGTCACCGGACAAGATGAAGAACGCCTCGGGGCTCTACAACCTGATGCGCAACCTTGGCGGCGCCGTGGGCCTCGCCATCATCAACACGCTGCTCACCGACCGCGGCGCGCTGCATACCGCGCGCCTCAAGGAAGCGGTGAACTGGTCCAACCCCGAGGCGCTGCGGCAGATGGAGATGCTCTCGACGAACCTTCAGGCGCAGGGGATCGACGGCGACAAGGGCGCGCTCGCGCAGATGGCGGGACGGGTCGCGCAGCAGGCCACGGTGATGTCCTTCATCGACGTGTTCACGCTGATCACGGTGCTCTTCGCAGGGCTTGCCCTGCTCGCGCTGGCCATGAAGCCGCCCCGCTCCGGCGCCGGAGACGCCGCGCACTGA
- a CDS encoding HlyD family secretion protein produces the protein MSRIDPTDADARPTETPQPSASETPAPPQKSSRRKRVFAGIALIALLGGGYAGFEWWTNGRFMVDTDDAYVQADLSLVSSKLQGYVSEIPVKANEHVSKGDVLVKIEDGDYRIALQQAQAKLPTLERTLSRIDAQITAAQASVTQAEAELAGAEATLDTARTTQKRVQGLAERSVASQADLDDANGALETAKANRAAAQAAIEGARAQVEVLKAQRDETGSSRQELMLAVDKAQRDLDHTVLRAPFDGTVANIAIEAGELVNVGARLAAVVPDDGLYVEANFKETQLAGITPGETARLSIDAFEGHEIEGRVVSVAPATGSVFSLLPADNATGNFTKIVQRVPVRIELPEDTEGLRAGLSVVVEIDQRTAPEGTKVAEALQ, from the coding sequence ATGTCCCGCATCGACCCCACCGACGCCGACGCCCGCCCCACCGAAACGCCTCAGCCCTCCGCGTCCGAGACGCCCGCGCCGCCGCAGAAGAGCAGCCGCAGGAAACGCGTCTTCGCGGGCATTGCCCTGATCGCGCTTCTGGGCGGCGGATACGCGGGCTTCGAGTGGTGGACCAACGGGCGCTTCATGGTCGACACCGACGACGCCTACGTGCAGGCGGATCTCTCGCTGGTGTCGTCGAAGCTGCAGGGCTACGTCTCCGAAATCCCGGTTAAGGCGAACGAGCATGTCTCGAAAGGCGACGTGCTGGTGAAGATCGAGGACGGCGACTACCGCATTGCCCTCCAGCAGGCACAGGCCAAGCTGCCGACGCTCGAACGCACCCTGTCGCGGATCGACGCGCAGATCACCGCCGCACAGGCCAGCGTGACGCAGGCAGAGGCCGAGCTCGCGGGGGCCGAAGCCACGCTCGACACCGCCCGGACCACCCAGAAGCGTGTGCAGGGGCTGGCCGAACGGAGCGTCGCCTCGCAGGCCGACCTCGACGATGCGAACGGCGCGCTCGAGACCGCCAAGGCGAACCGTGCCGCCGCGCAGGCCGCGATCGAGGGCGCCCGGGCGCAGGTCGAGGTGCTGAAGGCCCAGCGCGACGAGACCGGGTCGAGTCGGCAGGAGTTGATGCTCGCCGTCGACAAGGCACAGCGCGATCTCGACCATACGGTGCTGCGCGCGCCCTTCGACGGCACGGTCGCCAATATCGCCATCGAGGCGGGCGAGCTGGTGAACGTCGGCGCCCGCCTCGCGGCGGTGGTCCCGGATGACGGCCTCTACGTCGAGGCGAACTTCAAGGAGACCCAGCTTGCCGGCATCACCCCGGGCGAGACCGCGAGGCTGAGCATCGATGCCTTCGAGGGCCACGAGATCGAGGGCCGCGTGGTCTCGGTCGCGCCGGCGACGGGCTCGGTCTTCTCGCTGCTTCCGGCGGACAACGCCACCGGCAACTTCACCAAGATCGTGCAGCGCGTGCCGGTGCGGATCGAGCTGCCGGAAGACACCGAGGGGCTGCGCGCCGGCCTGTCCGTCGTCGTCGAGATCGACCAGCGCACCGCGCCCGAGGGCACGAAGGTGGCAGAGGCCCTGCAATGA
- a CDS encoding TetR/AcrR family transcriptional regulator yields the protein MTTDISSRPADPAEACAQKRRHAAGADPEKRRQILEGAWRVFVEQGFDAASMNSICKAAGVSKGTLYVYFENKEDLFVALVEDKRQDLFQGIFARLAEAGSVEERLLAYGTGLAMQFNSEDVIRAQRIVISVVERMPELGARFYEAGARHFLGALQDFLRAETEAGNLRVPDVELAASQFVDLSTAGVWRARLFGRRTGASSEEEVTHVVREAVRVFIAAYAP from the coding sequence ATGACCACGGACATATCTTCCCGGCCCGCCGATCCGGCAGAGGCCTGCGCGCAGAAGCGCCGCCACGCGGCGGGCGCCGACCCCGAGAAACGTCGCCAGATCCTCGAGGGCGCGTGGCGCGTCTTTGTCGAGCAGGGGTTCGACGCAGCTTCGATGAACAGCATCTGCAAGGCGGCCGGCGTCTCGAAGGGCACGCTCTACGTCTACTTCGAGAACAAGGAGGACCTGTTCGTCGCTCTGGTCGAGGACAAGCGGCAGGATCTGTTCCAGGGGATCTTCGCGCGGCTGGCCGAGGCCGGATCGGTCGAAGAGCGGCTGCTGGCCTATGGCACAGGGCTGGCGATGCAGTTCAACTCCGAAGACGTGATCCGCGCGCAGCGGATCGTCATCAGCGTGGTCGAACGGATGCCGGAGTTGGGCGCGCGCTTCTACGAGGCCGGGGCCCGACATTTCCTTGGCGCGCTGCAGGATTTCCTGCGGGCCGAGACCGAGGCCGGAAACCTGCGCGTTCCCGACGTCGAGCTTGCGGCCTCGCAGTTCGTGGATCTGTCGACCGCCGGTGTATGGCGGGCGCGGCTCTTCGGGCGCCGCACGGGCGCGTCCTCAGAGGAAGAGGTCACGCATGTGGTGCGCGAGGCGGTGCGCGTGTTCATCGCCGCCTACGCGCCATGA
- a CDS encoding DUF2238 domain-containing protein produces MAKLFRLQRGEAAVALFTIAYVAGFTAWFLLRGNYEFVVYVVTMLVLIALVGRSLRTTNYPLPMLWALSAWGLLHMAGGGVPVGDTVLYSAQVVPLTPQNGEMTLLKYDQLVHAYGFGVTAWVLWHLLRHHYPMLAGSRTILVYPALAAMGLGAVNEMIEFAAVLSVPETNVGGYLNTALDLVFNALGAVLAMVFVAVACGRRP; encoded by the coding sequence ATGGCAAAACTGTTTCGGTTGCAGCGGGGCGAGGCGGCGGTCGCACTCTTTACGATCGCCTACGTCGCGGGGTTCACCGCGTGGTTCCTGCTGCGCGGAAATTACGAGTTCGTCGTCTACGTCGTCACCATGCTGGTGCTGATCGCGCTGGTCGGGCGCAGCCTGCGGACCACGAACTACCCGCTGCCGATGCTCTGGGCGCTTTCGGCCTGGGGGCTGCTGCACATGGCCGGTGGCGGCGTGCCGGTCGGCGACACGGTGCTCTACTCGGCGCAGGTGGTGCCGCTCACGCCGCAGAACGGCGAGATGACGTTGCTGAAATACGACCAGCTCGTGCACGCCTACGGGTTCGGAGTGACGGCCTGGGTGCTCTGGCACCTGCTGCGCCATCACTACCCGATGCTCGCCGGCAGCAGGACGATCCTCGTCTACCCGGCGCTCGCGGCGATGGGCCTCGGGGCGGTCAACGAGATGATCGAATTCGCGGCCGTGCTCTCGGTGCCGGAAACCAACGTCGGAGGCTATCTCAACACCGCGCTCGACCTCGTCTTCAACGCGCTGGGCGCGGTGCTCGCGATGGTCTTCGTCGCCGTTGCCTGCGGCCGCCGGCCCTGA